The Desulfovibrio intestinalis DNA segment TATCGAAAGCGTGGGCAACGTCGTATTCTGGGTCGTTGTGGCGTTCTTCGGTGTCTGGGTATTCAGCAAGTTCTTCCTTAATATAGGCAAGCTCAGAGGGGAGGCCTGATTATGCTCGTACATGCTAAAGCACCCTTTATCCGTGGCTGCCTGCTGCTGGTTTCGTTCCTGATCCTTTTTGTGATCATGCTCATGCCCCTCATGAAGGATGAGCTTGGTAACCATATGACCGGTCTGCAGTACGCGGACAACGTGTTCAACGAACTGTCCAAGGGATCTTCCTACTTCATTCCTGGCGTGCGTAACAGCGTCAAGACGGTGGAAGGCAAGACCGTTGAGCTCAGCGTCAAGCTCAAAAAAGCTGACTTGGCTGAACTGGCGGGGATGGTGCTCGAAAAGTCCGGCGCAACTGAAGTGCGCGTAGAAAACGGCAAGGTCACCTTTTCCGGTAACCTCGGCGTTATCCTGACTTCGGCCACTGACGACGCTAACAACCTGTACAATAACGATGCTGACGCAGTTGCGCAGAAGTACGACGGCCAGCCCGCCCTCAAGGTTGCGGCTGCATGGTGGTACCTGCTTTCGCCCAGCATCAAGGAACTGCAGAAGCAGCACAAGATTGAAGAAGCCCAGGTCGTTGACAACGTTATGCGTCGCGCCATCGAACCCGGCAACAACTTCTTCAGCGTGCCGCCTGCCAAGGTGTCCGAGCATCTTATTCTCATGAGCGCCATGCTCATCTTCTATGTGCTCTACACCCTGTGGTACGGCTTTGCCATCTTCGAACTTTTCGAAGGCATGGGCTTGGCCATGACCAAGTCCAAGGTAAAGCAGGAAAGCTAGACGCTTCCTGATCCAACGCTTAAACGGGCTGCCTGCAAGGGCAGCCCGTTTTTGTTATGGCTAACGCCACAAGGAGAACTATGAAATGTAAGGCAGCGTCAGCATGTTCTAGAGCCTATTGCCCTTGAGGCAAGATGCCCTCAACGGTGTCATCCTGACCGAAGATGCAATGATTGCGAAATTCGCGCTGCGTGCACTCTCGCACAACGTCAAAGCTTGCCCGGTGATGGCATTGCGCGGCGCGCAGGGAGATCCCCCGACCAAAGGGAGGGAAGCTCCCAAAGCAAAAGCCACGCAGCCCTCGTGAATTGGCGGAAGGTGGAAGACCCAGCGGGGTTGTCCGGGGGAGTGCAGAGGGAGCCTCGGAAGGGCAGCAGTCCCCTAACAGGCCCCCTCTGCCGCACGCCGCACAGGCGACCCAAATGGAACACTGCCAGAACATCCCAGAGCAGGTTCCTTTTGAGTTTCTTCACAGTTAGAAATTAAAATATCCTAAAGCGGCCGGTGCACGCGCCCCAATGAAGCGCAACTATAATTGTGTTACATTTTGGCCCCATGCTGTTGCGTAAACGTCTTTTGACCGCAGGCAAAAAACGCAGCAACATTATTGCAAAGCTCCACATGAAAAACGGCGGCAAAACGGGCAGGCGACCGCCGTAAGACACAAGCGCTATTTCTGTTCTTGCACAGGGCTTGTCCGCCCCCTGGCTGGCGTCTGCACACGCAGTTCCTGAGCATTTCAAAATTGAAATGCTCTAGAGGCTTCAGGCGATGCGACTCAACGGCTGCGAAGGCAACGTGCGCACAAATTTTGTTTATTCAGAGTGTTACATGCTGTACCGGACATATCTCAACTGCGGGCGCATGTTCATAAAAGCAACCTGTTCCAGCATCGCATGCTGGCAATCAGAGTATTGGGCAGCAATGCCAATAGTATCTTGAGCGCGAAGGGTCTACACAGCGGCTGTAATATACTCCAATTTTCCATACACCCATGTTGCAGATGATTTTTTAAATATGAAATACGGAACATTTTAAAATTGTCCGGCCCATCCAGCTGAATTACTATACCATCAAACAACAAACAGGATAAAAATGCACATGATATACGCCCCATTTTGCTTCAAACAAAACAGCGCTTTCATTGACTAACTGATAACCCTATCGTAATATAACTTATTAGCTTTTATGCCATAATACCTTCCTATCAGGTAGGCTTTTCATCTGAACGGTAAACTCTGCCCAACCTTACGAAAAAGCCTCTGTGCGTGTCCCGAAGATTTTTAATTCATCCTTCTATGAATAATGCTCCGGGAGCGACCTTCCTTCGTGAAAACAGCCGCCCCCCGGCAGCACAGAATGAGAGCTAAATGACCGCTGCCAACACTTACTGCCTCTGGAACTCCAACACTACAGAAGCCTTTGCCAACGCCATGCGGCAAAGGGTCAGCGTGCGTATCAGAAGTTGCCTGCTTCATGAGGGCAATCTGGCGGATATGGTTTTTCACGGCAAATTTCGCAGTGTTGAAGGGCGTGAGGTACAGTTCATAGTACGTCATAAAGAGGTGATTCCGGGCAAAAGCAAAGCGCTGGAAAACACCTGCGAATTCTTTTTTTGCCTGGAAGAGGAAAGTTCTTCCGGTAAGGTTCGCATGGGGTATCAAGGGCCAGGAATAGTGCTGGAAGTTGGCCAAAACGAGAAAAACGAGTTGCGCAACTTGCGCCTGCGTCTTGCCAAGGACTGCTCCGTGCGGCAGATGCGCCGGGATAAAAGAGTTCCCTGGAGCACAGACCGCAGCCGCCTTGCGGGCGTTGTACCACTGGAAGATGTGCCCGCCACAAGGACAGATCTGCGCGCCCTGCTGGCCCAGTACTACAACTCCAGCCACCCCAACCCGCTGCCACTGGTCAACATTTCCGCAGGCGGCGTATGCGCCTGCATTCCTGAAGAACTGGCCAAGCTTTCTCTAACAAGTAACTTTTCCTACCTTTTCTTCATTGTGCCCAACAAGGCTCCAGCATCTGCACAGCCCTACATTTTTCTTTCAAAAAAAATGGGCCTCTGCCGCAACTTGTGCGATGAGGGTACGGCTCTGAGGCTTTTGTTTACCGAGGAGCTCAACTGGGATTCTCCAGGGCCGAATCTCAAATGGAACGACATACTCGCCTCGGGCTCCAGCCGACTGCGCACCTGCCTTGAGGAATATTATGACAACGAGGACGAAATTTCGCTGACCGCTTGAACGGTCTTTTGCCCCAATCTGCGCCTGTATGGGCCGCATGGTGGACTGGACGCTGATGCAAATCAGCCGCCGCCTGCGTTTTTTACACGCATCTGCGCCCTCTGCACTTCTGCCTGACGTCTTTAGGTCGGGTCACTTTGGGAATGTACATTCTCAAGCTTCACGATGCGCTTGTTACGTCCCGAGTTCAGCTGACATTCGCATTCTCGAATGAATAACACCTGTGAAATGCGAAACATTGCACAGGTGATCTGCACTGGGGCTTACTTCACAACGCGTAAAGCATCCTTAATTTTGCGGGCAATGCCTGAAGCCGCCCCTGCGGCTCAACGCCGATTGGTGGCAGGCGGCTACCGACGGCGTCGACCAGTGGCAGCCGCAATCGACTGTGTATTCCTCCAATTGCATGGCTCTAACTGCCTCACGCCCCCAATAACACCCCCTATTCATCTCTGGCGGTGTCGGCAAAATGGCGGCTCGCTCGTCCGCTACGGGGCTGATAGCCCATCGCACTCAAGTGCGAACACCGTTCACTTGCCTTCAAGGCAACCCAAGGCGTTGGCGCATAAGCCGTAGTCAGACACCGTCAATTTATTTGCTCCAAGCGCGCAAAACTGGCAAACCGCCGGGCATCATGTGTACGCTCTGGCACTCATGATTTTCACCAACACTCCAGGCCAGCCAAGTGTTTTCGAGTGTTTTCGGCGCGTTGTTCGAGCCGCGCCCGCCACGTCCGCACATGTCCATCGCTCTTTCATATGCCCGGGCAGGGAAAATTTGCCTGGCTCTGTTGGTGGCATTCAAATTGCATATTTTCAGAGCACCCGCCCCAAGCGGAAAGTTTGACCCCACCCGCGCATGCGGCCATATAATAGAGGACACCGTCATGGAAATTTCCGGCATCAATGCATTCCATCCCTTCACGTTCCCCCGCACCGACAAGGACGATTCCGGCTCCACCCCCGCCGCCGTGCAGGATGTTGTTAATCTGAGCACCCCCAAGCTGCTGGAAGATAATGAAGTGGATTCTGTCATGGATGACACCCTTAATATGATCGCCCAGGACAACGTTGGCGCTCTTTCAGTCCACAGCGGCCTGAGCCAGAGCCGGGTTTTTGCCCTGCTCGGCATGTAGCCCTGCAGGCTGCGAACATAAAATTTCGCAACGTATACAGTGAAAATTTGACACTTGCTCAGGCTTGAGGCTATCGTTCTCAGTCTGCACTTGGCACAGAACTTTGTTCTGTGCCGTGTTTTTTACTAACAGCACTGTATTATTACCGCAGCCAGCATAAGAGGACAGGGTGATGACCGATATTGACCGCCAAATGGCTACCATCAAGCGCGGCGTGGCCGAACTGATCGACGAGAAAGAATTACGTAAAAAAATCGCTCGCGGTAAGCCCCTGCGCATCAAGGTGGGCTTTGACCCCACCGCTCCTGACCTGCATCTGGGGCACACGGTGGTCATGCACAAGATGCGCCATTTCCAGGAACTGGGGCACCATGTGATCTTTCTTATCGGTGATTTCACCGGGCGTATCGGTGACCCTTCCGGCCGGTCTGAAACCCGCCCCCCCCTCACCGAAGAACAGGTGATGGCCAATGCAGAGACCTATAAAAAACAGGTCTTCAAAATTCTTGATCCCGAAAAAACCGAAGTTGCCTTCAACTCGGCCTGGCTTGGCAAGATGGACGCCACAGACTTCATCAAACTGGCCTCCAGCTACACTGTGGCCCGCATGATGGAACGCGACGACTTTGAAAAGCGCTTTCGCGAACAGCGCCCCATTTCCATTCACGAATTTCTTTATCCGCTCTGCCAGGGCTATGACTCCGTCGCGCTCAAAAGCGACGTGGAAATGGGCGGCACTGACCAGAAGTTCAACCTGCTGGTCGGGCGCAACCTTCAGGCCCACTACGGCATTGAAAGCCAGTGCATTCTTACCATGCCCCTGCTGGAAGGCACGGACGGCGTGCGCAAGATGTCAAAATCTTACGGCAACTATATCGGCATCGACGAAGCGCCCTCAGAGATCTTTGGCAAAGTTATGGCTGTCTCTGACGAACTTATGTGGCGCTACTACGAACTGCTTTCTTCCAAAAGCCTTGAAGACATCGCCAGCCTGAAAGAACGCGTTGCTGGCGGCGATGTACACCCCAAGGCAGCCAAGGAAGCCCTGGCGCACGAAATGGTCAGCCGCTATCACAGCCCCAAAGACGCGGACGAAGCTCAGCAGGGATTCAATGCGGTTTTTGCTGGCGGCGGCGTACCGGACGACATGCCCGAGCACCAGTGCCAGAACGGCGAAGACAGCACCCCGCCTGTTTTTCTTGAAGCCGCAGGCCTTGTCAAAAGCCGTGGTGAAGCCAAACGCCTTATGAAGGAAGGCGCGCTTGCCATTGACGGCCAGCGTTGCGAAGACGCAATAAGCCCCCTGCCCGCAGGCGAATATGTGGTAAAGCTCGGCAAAAAGCGCTTTCTCAAGCTTACTGTACGCTAGCCTGTAATCCGCGCGCACGGTAATTTTGCCATAAAAAACGGCAGCCATTATACAGGCTGCCGTTTTTTATGGCGTATCAAATTTTTGAAGCTATACAAGAACTGAAATTCCCAAGGGTTCTGGCTGCACACCTGTTGCCCCACAGGCAGACCTTACGGTACTGGCAGCGCCTGCCCCCGCATTCAAGAGCTCACTGCGCAAAAGGCGATCCGCAGCAGCCTAATTGCCCGATGCGGTTCCCGCTGACTCAAGAGCGCCCTTTGAAGTCATTGCACCAGCTACAGATGCCAGATCTGCCGCCCTATTGGCAGTCAAACCGCCCGCCTTACCTGTCAATCCTTCAAAATTGTTTGGTAAAGCACCAGATAAACTGTCTGCCAAACTACCTGGAAAATTGGCAACCGCCACTGTTGGTGCAGGATTTTCCGCCGATGCAGCGCCCCTGTTGTCCCCCAGATTTTTCTGATTTTGCCTGGCTTTTCCTTCAAGCCGCCGACGCAGTTCATCCAGATTTCTTTCTGATGTCTCAAGCGTGCTCTGCTGCATGTCAAAGCCCATTTGCCGGGCGGCTTTTTTGCCTTCAAGCATGCGTTGCGACTCGTTTTCCGCTGCGGCGGCCGCAGCCATGCCCGCGGCCAGAATACTGCATTGCCTGCTGGACATGGCCTGCTTGTCTACTTGAGCAGCCAGATGCCTGCCTTTGGCATAGCGCGATTCTTCGCTGCTGGCGTTAAAAAAATTCTGCGCCATCATGCTGTCTGAACCGATTCGTATACTCATGACGGCCTCAGCGGATTCTGATAATTTTTTGATGCTCCCTGTTTATAGCATCGGCTTGCGCAGCAAATACATTAGAAAAAAACATATTCAAATTTGCGCTTCAATGGCTGAAAGAGACGTGCACTGCCTCTCCGATCCGCTGCTTGCGTATCAGCAGTCCAGCGCCATTTCCGCCGCCGCAGTGGCGTGCAGCAGCGTTGTGTCCAGCATGGGGGCGTCGGTATCCTGCGGGCGCACCAGCAGGCCTATCTCTGTGCAGCCAAGCACGATGCCCTGCGCGCCCTGCCCGCGCAGCCCGTCAATGACAGACAGAAATTTTTGCCGCGAAGCCTCGTCAATGCGGCCCATACACAGCTCCTTAAAAATGACGTCATTAATCATGCCCCTGTCTTCGGCATCAGGAGTGAGCACCTCAATGCCCCGGCGCTGCAACACGCCACTGTAAAAGTCTTCTTCCATTGTGTAGCGTGTGCCCAGCAAGGCAGCCCTGGTCATACCCCGGCGCAACAATTCGTTGGCCGTGACCTCCGCCAGATGCAGCAAAGGAATGTTGACAGCTGCCGCCACCTGTGGAGCCACCTTGTGCATGGTGTTGGTGCAGATAAGCATAAAATCCGCCCCGCCCCGCTCCAGACGACGAGCTCCGTCTGCCAAGATGGCCGCGGCATCGTCCCATCGGCCTTCGGCCTGACAGGTTTCAATTTCAGCAAAGTCCACACTGAACAGCAGACATTTTGCCGAATGAAAGCCGCCAAGCCGCTGCTTAACCACGCGGTTTATTATCTGATAATAGGAAACCGTACTCTCCCAGCTCATGCCGCCTAACAGGCCGATGGTTTTCATGTTTGCTCCCTGCATGTGATGGTGCAGTGCGGCGCCGTCTGAACGTCCGCTTGCTTTTATTTGGGGGTCTTATACCGTACTCTGCCAAGGGGAGGCCATATGCACAAACTCTATGTAGCCATGGTGGGGCTGCCCGCCCGCGGCAAGTCCACGCTGGCCAAACGTATTCGCGACGGCCTGATGGCCGAGGGCATTCAGGCAAAGCTCTTCAACAACGGCGACATGCGCCGGGCGCTTATGGGCGCGGAGTCTACCAGCCCTGATTTTTACAATCCCTCCAACGCGGCGGGGCGTGAAGCCCGTGAAATGATCTGCCGCCGCAATATGGATCTGGCCCGTGGATGGCTGGCCGATGGCGGCGAAGTGGCCATTTTGGACGCCACCAATGTAAGCCGCGGCCGCCGCCGCATGATTGAGAGCACGCTGACCGACCACCCGGTGCTGTTTGTTGAGTGCGTCAACGAGGACCAGCTTTTGCTCAAGGCATGTATCCGGCGCAAAACCACGCTGCCGGAATACGCGGCCTACAGCGAAGAAGAGGCCCTGCAAAGCTTCATGAAGCGTATAAGCTACTATGAAGCCATCTACGAACCGCTGGAAGAAGAAAAATTCTGGCTCTGCGTGGACTCCACAGCCAACCGGATTCTGGCAGAGCGCCCCTGTGAAGGCTCGCCCTTCTACCCGGCCATACGCGAAATTGTGGTCAGCGCATGGGTTCACTGTCTGTATCTCGTACGCCACGGACAAACGGAATTCAACGTTCGCGGCCGTATTGGCGGCGATCCTCCCCTCACGGCCAAGGGCCGTGCCCAGGCCCAAGCCCTGGCCCAGCACATGCGCCATAAGGAAATCGACTGGGTTTTCACATCCACCCGGCTACGTTCGCACGAAACGGCTACCCCATTGCTGGCCGAGCGCCCCGGAGCGCACATAATGGCCTTTAAAGAATTTAACGAAATTTGGGCCGGAGACTGCGAGGGCATGCTGTACAGCGAGATACGGGAAAGAATGCCCCAGGTCACGGCCGGGCGCAATGCCAACAAATTTTCCTATGCCTATCCCAATGGTGAGAGCTACGCTCTGCTGGGCGAACGCGTACAGCGCGGCCTGCGGCGTGCCCTGTTTCTTGCTGGCGACACCCCCCTTGTCATTGTTGGACATCAGGCTATCAACCGGGTCTTGCTGTCGCTGTTTTTACGGCAACGAAGCGAGGACGTGCCCTACATTTACATCCCCCAAAACCAGTATTACCACATCAGCCTGACACCACGCCGCAAGGTCTTTGAGAGGGTTCCCTATCAGGATGACAGCAGGTAAATCTTACTAGTTCGCTTGTCTTTATTAATAATAAGTTTTACCATTATTCACACTGGAATTATGGGCGGTAGCGCCATTCTGATTTTGCGTCTTGTAAAATACGGATTTTATGGCGATAACCCTCAAGGAAAACCCTTATTAACCGATTGGTATATATGTTGGCCCCTGCACATGTTGTAAGGGCAATTAAGAACTAAGGACACCCCAATGAAACTACAAACAAAACTTTTGGCCGGGTTTATTATTTCGGCCCTAATCACTTTGTCGGTAGGCATCTTTGCCGCTTCACGGCTGCACGATATGAGCAAGGCCGACACTGTTCTGTACACCCGCGCCGTGGAGCCTATGGGCGACCTGCTTAATATCGCAGCGTATTTTCAACGCATCAGACTTAACGTGCTGGACTTCATAAGCACAAACAATGAAGCCACAAAAGAACGCTCACGCACGGTCATTCCCCAGTTTCGTTCAATAATTGACAGCAGCGCTGTCAAAGTGGAAGCGACCCTGATTTCTGACGAAGCTCGCAGGATCATAGCTGAATACAAGGAACGGCGGCAGGATTTCCGAAAGCTGACCGATACAGTCATGGCTATGGTTGAGACAGGCAACAAGGAAGAAGCCTACACGCTGTGGAGCGGCAAGGGCCGGGAAATATCCACGGCCTACCAGAAGGCCATTGACGCCCTTGTAGCCTCCAAGCGCGAACAGGGCAGCTTGCTGGCCACCCACAACGCTACTCTGGCCGATACGTCAAGCTATCTTTTGTACATTGCCCTTGGTTTCGGACTTTTGCTTTCCATCACTATGGGTGTTTTGCTGACACGCAACATCATGCAGCAGCTTGGTGAAGACCCCGGCTATCTGGCCAGCGTGGCGGGCGAAATCGCGCGTGGCAACCTTGAAGTGAACTTCCGGGCGCAAAAGCGGCCCGGCGGCGTCTACCATGTGATGCAAAGCATGGTTGGCACCATGAAGGAAAAAATAGCCGAAGCCGAAGAAAAAAGCGCAGAAGCAGCCCGTCAGGCCGATCAGGCCAATATTGCCATGAAGGAAGCTCAGGAAGCCAAGGATGAAGCCTTGCACGCCAGAGCAGAAGGCATGTTGCAGGCTGCAAACCAGCTTGAAAATGTGGTGAATATCCTCACCTCGGCATCCGAAGAACTTTCGGCGCAGATTGAGCAGTCCAGCCGGGGTTCTGACGAGCAGTCCCTGCGCATCAGCGAAACTGCTACCGCTATGGAACAGATGAACGCCACAGTGCGCGAAGTGGCGAGCAACGCGGGGCACGCTTCTGAAATGTCCGGCAATGCACGCGCCCAGGCTCAGGAAGGCGAGAACATCGTATCCAGAGTGGTGCACGGCATTAACGAAGTGTCCAGGCAGAGCCAGGAAATCAAGCAGGATATGGATACCCTGAGCCATCAGGCCGAAGGTATCGGCCAGATTATGGGCGTCATTTCAGACATCGCAGACCAGACCAACCTGCTGGCGCTCAACGCTGCCATTGAAGCAGCCCGTGCTGGCGACGCCGGACGTGGTTTTGCAGTTGTGGCCGACGAGGTGCGCAAACTGGCAGAAAAGACTATGTCTGCCACGCATGAAGTGGGCCAGGTTATCAGCGGCATTCAGGAAGGTACCCGTAAAAGTGTGACCGGGGTGGACCTTTCCATCAGCACCATTCAGGAAGCAACCAACCTTGCCAACCAGTCGGGCCAGACCCTGCGCAGCATCGTTGAACTGGTGGACCAGACCAACGATCAGGTGCGCTCCATTGCCGCTGCCAGTGAGGAACAGTCTGCAGCCAGTGAAGAGATCAACAGGTCTGTGGAGCAGGTAGCCACCATATCCGGCCAGACGGCGTCAGCCATGGGCCAGGCTGCCCAGGCTACGGCGGAACTGGCACGCCAGTCGCAGGTTCTGCAGCGTCTCATCAATGAGATGAAGGAAGAAAGCAGCAAAATCTAAGGCTGTTATGCTAGAGCACTTTCACTTTGAAATATTCAGGCGTTTGCGTGAACAGACGCCCGCCGTGGAAGCGTAAGCGCAGCTTCAGCAGTTGCGACGCAGGAAGCTACGGATAAGGACGGCTGAGTTACGCTAAAATCTTGCTCAAAGAGTCGTTGCCTTTATCTGTAGCCCGCTAACACGGCAACAGCTAACGCACCAGCAGGGTTTACGAAAATAAGACAGCGCCGCTATTTGCGCGGTTAAACGCTGTAGCGGGCGTGTCTTAAATTTTGAAATATATATTTTCAAAATTAACCAGCCTGAACGCCTGAGAACTCCCGGTCCAGGCAATAATTACGCGAAGCCGCGCACATCATACGTGCGCGGCTTCTGCTATACAGCAACCCAAATTTTTTAATGTTCAAGGCATCCTGCCAACTTGCTAAAGACCGCGGGTTCAGCTTGCCCTACCCGCACATCCAGCACGTCGTGCAGTTTGCTCACCTGTTTGATGATCTGATCCATACGGCCGTCATCCTTGACCACCAGCCACATGCGGCAGGTGGCTCCGCCAGCTTCGGGAGTAACCAAGATCCCCTCAAGGTTGTAAGCACGCCCGGCAAACAGACCGCAGATATGCGACATGACGCCGGGATGGTTGTTAACACTCAGGCGCAGCATAGTAAGAGCATTTTTGATGGAACTGTTCATAACGGACTCCCCTCAATCATTTGGCTGTTGGCCGCACCGGGCGGCACCATCGGAAAAACCTTGTCTTCTGCGCGCACCTGAACTTCAATCAGGCAGGGGCCGGGCTTGGCCAGAAATTCTTTCAGTACGCGCTGTGGGTCTTTTTCAGTATTGAGTCTGGCCGCAGGCAGACCAAAACCCTTTGCAATCTGCACAAAATCTGTGCGGGTGGTATAGGCGGAACAGGTGATCCTGCCATCAAAGAAAAGATCCTGCTGTTGCTGCACAAGCCCCAGCCCGTTGTTGTTGCACAGAATAATTTTCACATTGGCCCCGGTTTCAGCAGCGGTGGCCATTTCCTGAATATTCATAAGCAGGCTGCCGTCGCCGGTAAAACACACAGCTGTGCCCCCGCGCAGTTCGAGTGCCGCGCCTATGGCAGCGGGCAGGCCAAAGCCCATAGTGCCCAAGCCGCCAGACGTCAGCCACTGGCGTGGTCTGCTCATGGGGTAAGCCTGGGCCACACGCATCTGGTGCTGGCCCACATCCGTGGCAATAACCGCCTCGTCGGTCAGCAGATCCGCCACATGGCGAATGATACCGTATGGCGAAAGAATGTCGTCTTCCCGGTCAAACCGCAGTCCGTGCGTGACTTTGCAGTCAGCTACGCGGTCCAGCCAGCAATCGCGCCTGCGTGGCTGCAACAGGGGCATAAGCAAACGCAAAGCCTGAGTGGCGTCTGCGGTCAAACCCACCTGCGGCATGCGCAGCTTGCCTACTTCACTGGCGTC contains these protein-coding regions:
- the tyrS gene encoding tyrosine--tRNA ligase; this translates as MTDIDRQMATIKRGVAELIDEKELRKKIARGKPLRIKVGFDPTAPDLHLGHTVVMHKMRHFQELGHHVIFLIGDFTGRIGDPSGRSETRPPLTEEQVMANAETYKKQVFKILDPEKTEVAFNSAWLGKMDATDFIKLASSYTVARMMERDDFEKRFREQRPISIHEFLYPLCQGYDSVALKSDVEMGGTDQKFNLLVGRNLQAHYGIESQCILTMPLLEGTDGVRKMSKSYGNYIGIDEAPSEIFGKVMAVSDELMWRYYELLSSKSLEDIASLKERVAGGDVHPKAAKEALAHEMVSRYHSPKDADEAQQGFNAVFAGGGVPDDMPEHQCQNGEDSTPPVFLEAAGLVKSRGEAKRLMKEGALAIDGQRCEDAISPLPAGEYVVKLGKKRFLKLTVR
- a CDS encoding aspartate/glutamate racemase family protein, with the translated sequence MKTIGLLGGMSWESTVSYYQIINRVVKQRLGGFHSAKCLLFSVDFAEIETCQAEGRWDDAAAILADGARRLERGGADFMLICTNTMHKVAPQVAAAVNIPLLHLAEVTANELLRRGMTRAALLGTRYTMEEDFYSGVLQRRGIEVLTPDAEDRGMINDVIFKELCMGRIDEASRQKFLSVIDGLRGQGAQGIVLGCTEIGLLVRPQDTDAPMLDTTLLHATAAAEMALDC
- a CDS encoding bifunctional nucleoside/nucleotide kinase/histidine phosphatase family protein, whose amino-acid sequence is MHKLYVAMVGLPARGKSTLAKRIRDGLMAEGIQAKLFNNGDMRRALMGAESTSPDFYNPSNAAGREAREMICRRNMDLARGWLADGGEVAILDATNVSRGRRRMIESTLTDHPVLFVECVNEDQLLLKACIRRKTTLPEYAAYSEEEALQSFMKRISYYEAIYEPLEEEKFWLCVDSTANRILAERPCEGSPFYPAIREIVVSAWVHCLYLVRHGQTEFNVRGRIGGDPPLTAKGRAQAQALAQHMRHKEIDWVFTSTRLRSHETATPLLAERPGAHIMAFKEFNEIWAGDCEGMLYSEIRERMPQVTAGRNANKFSYAYPNGESYALLGERVQRGLRRALFLAGDTPLVIVGHQAINRVLLSLFLRQRSEDVPYIYIPQNQYYHISLTPRRKVFERVPYQDDSR
- a CDS encoding HAMP domain-containing methyl-accepting chemotaxis protein codes for the protein MKLQTKLLAGFIISALITLSVGIFAASRLHDMSKADTVLYTRAVEPMGDLLNIAAYFQRIRLNVLDFISTNNEATKERSRTVIPQFRSIIDSSAVKVEATLISDEARRIIAEYKERRQDFRKLTDTVMAMVETGNKEEAYTLWSGKGREISTAYQKAIDALVASKREQGSLLATHNATLADTSSYLLYIALGFGLLLSITMGVLLTRNIMQQLGEDPGYLASVAGEIARGNLEVNFRAQKRPGGVYHVMQSMVGTMKEKIAEAEEKSAEAARQADQANIAMKEAQEAKDEALHARAEGMLQAANQLENVVNILTSASEELSAQIEQSSRGSDEQSLRISETATAMEQMNATVREVASNAGHASEMSGNARAQAQEGENIVSRVVHGINEVSRQSQEIKQDMDTLSHQAEGIGQIMGVISDIADQTNLLALNAAIEAARAGDAGRGFAVVADEVRKLAEKTMSATHEVGQVISGIQEGTRKSVTGVDLSISTIQEATNLANQSGQTLRSIVELVDQTNDQVRSIAAASEEQSAASEEINRSVEQVATISGQTASAMGQAAQATAELARQSQVLQRLINEMKEESSKI
- a CDS encoding ACT domain-containing protein; the protein is MNSSIKNALTMLRLSVNNHPGVMSHICGLFAGRAYNLEGILVTPEAGGATCRMWLVVKDDGRMDQIIKQVSKLHDVLDVRVGQAEPAVFSKLAGCLEH